One window from the genome of Diabrotica virgifera virgifera chromosome 6, PGI_DIABVI_V3a encodes:
- the LOC126886240 gene encoding uncharacterized protein LOC126886240, translated as MYKKTCKKFKKKSLKIKKAEAIRQSIAEDQYLESDDDGEVVETNPSNEVNIQTEVEEIPQVKCLPESKNVPVDPIVLMAQAISQVSATQSHSRKEEKLPKFNGCSEDWPLFKAEFDRSTKEYKVDNSINIRRLREALKGDALETVSFLLPNIDNVESIMKTLEDRFGQPKFVIEGLLTKARAAPSLSVTKPEATIKFGIAVQALVASITSYKSSQYLYSIEILSTLVKKMSIEMETEWYTWLRQDTSREENLKYFSQWISIKQSVAYLVSTLTTASENTNDKDRKKKQTNLGTVSTNLKPDRKEYCVYCKIENHHVSDCRKFSALPIKEEDEFVKKNRMCFRCLKKNHTVKNCKLRMTCKVEGCRGRHHTFLHDNSRFDEVQENGEAILQDQSKSQPPSAPPATHMHCHQGSAVTDTDDEVEETLLWYAPVQLKGTNGTTISVIAMFDTGAQKTLILEKNVKKLNIDGKWRDLSLGWFNGQDNTDPSMTTRIEISGDFSNAKTYILKCHTVPVMNAFSDLFCCRAKEEVSVLTKSTFPITEECNPITDHWK; from the exons ATGTACAAAAAAACCTGCAAGAAA TTCAAGAAGAagagcttaaaaataaaaaaagctgaaGCCATTCGACAATCAATTGCCGAAGACCAGTATTTAGAATCTGATGATGATGGTGAAGTCGTCGAAACCAATCCTTCAAATGAAGTAAACATACAAACTGAAGTGGAAGAAATACCACAAGTAAAGTGTCTACCAGAATCAAAAAATGTTCCAGTTGACCCAATCGTTTTGATGGCTCAAGCGATTTCACAGGTGTCTGCTACACAATCCCATTCTCGTAAAGAAGAGAAACTGCCAAAGTTCAATGGTTGTTCAGAAGATTGGCCACTATTCAAAGCTGAGTTTGATCGATCAACTAAAGAGTACAAAGTTGACAATTCAATCAACATTCGAAGATTAAGAGAAGCTTTGAAAGGAGATGCCTTGGAGACAGTTTCATTCCTGCTACCAAACATCGATAATGTAGAAAGCATCATGAAGACCCTAGAAGATAGGTTTGGACAACCAAAGTTTGTGATTGAAGGGTTATTAACTAAAGCAAGAGCAGCCCCTTCTCTATCAGTAACCAAACCTGAAGCAACAATCAAATTCGGAATCGCCGTTCAAGCATTAGTGGCAAGCATCACGTCTTATAAAAGTAGCCAGTATCTATATTCCATTGAAATCCTGAGCACTCTGGTCAAGAAGATGTCGATAGAAATGGAAACTGAGTGGTACACCTGGCTTCGACAAGACACCTCAAGAGAAGAGAATCTGAAATATTTTTCACAATGGATTTCTATAAAACAGTCTGTAGCGTATCTTGTGTCAACTCTCACTACAGCTTCTGAAAATACAAATGACAAAGATAGAAAGAAGAAGCAGACTAATCTTGGAACAGTATCAACGAACCTTAAGCCGGATCGAAAAGAATACTGTGTGTACTGCAAAATTGAAAATCATCATGTAAGTGACTGTCGAAAGTTTTCTGCACTACCAATTAAGGAAGAAGACGAGTTTGTAAAGAAGAATCGTATGTGCTTTCGCTGTTTAAAGAAAAATCACACAGTCAAAAACTGCAAATTAAGAATGACTTGTAAAGTTGAAGGATGTAGAGGAAGGCATCATACATTCCTACATGATAATTCAAGATTCGATGAAGTTCAAGAAAATGGTGAAGCTATCCTTCAAGATCAATCAAAATCTCAACCTCCTTCAGCTCCACCAGCTACTCATATGCACTGCCATCAGGGATCAGCAGTTACAGATACAGACGATGAAGTTGAAGAAACGTTATTATGGTATGCCCCTGTTCAACTTAAAGGAACTAATGGAACCACAATTTCCGTCATTGCTATGTTTGATACGGGAGCTCAAAAGACTCTCATTCTGGAAAAAAATGTGAAGAAACTTAATATAGATGGTAAATGGCGAGATCTTTCACTTGGATGGTTCAACGGACAAGATAACACGGATCCATCAATGACAACGAGAATAGAGATCTCAGGCGACTTTTCAAATGCAAAGACTTACATTTTGAAGTGTCATACTGTTCCAGTAATGAATGCCTTCTCAGACCTATTCTGCTGCAGAGCTAAAGAAGAAGTATCCGTACTTACGAAGAGCACCTTTCCCATCACTGAAGAATGCAACCCCATCACTGATCATTGGAAATGA